From a single Gracilimonas sp. genomic region:
- the queA gene encoding tRNA preQ1(34) S-adenosylmethionine ribosyltransferase-isomerase QueA, with product MNFTLSDFDYNLPEELIAQSPAQPRDHARLLVYSREDKTITDDHFYNIGDYLPGDTTMVVNNSKVEKCRLLFDDGKKELFVTSVSNNNTIEAMVRPGKKFKQGKELQLTEDISAKVINIAEDGLRTLMLSCDMDDPKLEPYKHTPFPPYIEQDESLSDEYQTVYAKDLGSKAAPTAGLHFTDELLAKLKESGIKKTEVTLHVGLGTFAPVKTENLDQHNMHSEWFQLTESTCEELNAARHITAVGTTSIRVLETASNSEQEFTPESRETDIFITPGYSFKAVDALITNFHLPKSTLLMLVAAFMGFDEMKRVYEHAISEEYRFYSFGDAMLIL from the coding sequence ATGAATTTTACCCTTTCTGATTTTGACTACAACCTTCCTGAAGAACTTATCGCCCAGTCCCCGGCTCAGCCCAGAGACCATGCCCGCTTGCTGGTTTACAGCCGGGAAGACAAAACCATCACCGATGACCATTTCTACAATATCGGCGATTACCTGCCGGGCGATACCACAATGGTGGTTAATAACAGCAAAGTTGAGAAGTGCCGGCTGTTATTTGATGATGGAAAAAAGGAGCTTTTTGTAACCTCCGTAAGTAACAATAATACCATTGAAGCTATGGTCCGGCCCGGCAAGAAGTTTAAGCAGGGCAAAGAACTTCAATTGACTGAAGACATCTCTGCGAAAGTAATCAATATTGCCGAAGACGGGTTACGAACCCTGATGCTGTCCTGTGATATGGACGACCCAAAGCTGGAACCTTATAAACACACGCCCTTTCCTCCTTACATCGAGCAGGATGAATCTCTTTCCGATGAGTATCAAACCGTATATGCAAAGGATTTGGGAAGTAAGGCAGCCCCTACGGCCGGACTTCATTTCACTGATGAATTGCTTGCCAAACTGAAAGAAAGTGGGATAAAGAAAACGGAAGTCACCCTACATGTCGGCTTAGGTACCTTCGCCCCGGTAAAAACGGAAAACCTGGACCAACACAACATGCACAGCGAATGGTTTCAGCTAACCGAGTCAACCTGTGAAGAGCTGAATGCAGCCCGTCATATAACCGCGGTTGGGACCACCAGTATCCGCGTGCTGGAGACTGCCTCAAACTCCGAACAAGAATTCACTCCCGAAAGCAGGGAAACCGACATTTTCATCACTCCGGGCTATTCCTTTAAAGCAGTGGATGCTTTGATCACCAATTTTCACCTTCCAAAAAGTACCCTGCTGATGCTGGTCGCTGCTTTTATGGGATTCGATGAAATGAAACGGGTTTATGAACACGCCATCAGCGAGGAATACCGTTTCTACTCCTTCGGCGATGCCATGCTGATTCTTTAA
- a CDS encoding type I restriction-modification system subunit M, with the protein MTDYKPTQQEINNALWSACDTFRGVVDPSEYKNYILVFLFLKYLSDVWKDHYDKYKEEYGDDEELIRRRMKRERFVLPENCSFDYLVENQNADDLGNKINKALEKIEEANYEKLEGVFRNVDFNSESNLGKTKDRNRRLKNLINDFNKKELNFRPSVIGTEDIIGNGYMYLIERFASDAGKKGGEFYTPHEVSELLAKLLKPKSGDRICDPAIGSGSLAITVAEEVDGKDFRIYGQESNGSTWALAKMNMFLHGMDAADIRWCDTLNSPDLVEDDELMKFDIVVANPPFSLDKWGKEDAKDDPYNRYSRGIPPKSRADYAFIQHMIETAKEKKGKVGVIVPHGVLFRSGAEGRIREALIKENLLEAVVGLPENLFFGTGIPAAILIFNKAKKKEDVLFIDASKGFEKGTRQNKLRQEDIDKIVETYEAVEEKDKYSYVASPDELKENDYNLNIPRYVDTFEPEAEVDIEEVQNELDTLEDELTKVQSELKNKLANLNL; encoded by the coding sequence ATGACAGATTACAAACCAACTCAACAGGAAATTAACAATGCTTTATGGTCTGCCTGCGACACCTTTCGTGGGGTAGTAGATCCTTCGGAGTATAAAAATTACATCCTCGTATTTCTCTTTCTTAAGTACTTAAGTGATGTATGGAAAGATCACTACGATAAGTACAAAGAGGAATATGGAGACGATGAAGAGTTGATCCGTCGCCGAATGAAGCGAGAGCGCTTTGTACTGCCTGAGAACTGCTCCTTTGATTACCTGGTAGAAAACCAGAATGCCGATGATCTCGGGAATAAGATCAACAAAGCCTTGGAGAAAATTGAAGAGGCGAATTATGAGAAACTGGAGGGGGTATTCCGAAACGTTGATTTCAACTCAGAAAGTAACCTTGGGAAAACCAAAGATAGGAACCGCCGACTCAAGAACCTGATCAATGATTTCAATAAAAAAGAACTGAACTTCCGCCCTTCTGTGATTGGTACGGAAGACATTATTGGTAATGGGTATATGTATCTGATTGAGCGCTTTGCTTCAGATGCCGGTAAAAAAGGCGGGGAATTTTATACCCCTCATGAAGTCTCTGAATTATTGGCCAAGCTACTGAAGCCAAAGTCCGGTGATCGTATTTGTGATCCGGCCATTGGTTCAGGGTCTCTTGCTATTACTGTTGCCGAAGAGGTGGATGGAAAAGATTTTCGTATTTACGGACAGGAAAGTAACGGGAGCACCTGGGCACTAGCAAAAATGAACATGTTTCTTCATGGTATGGATGCCGCTGATATACGATGGTGTGATACCTTGAACAGTCCTGATTTAGTAGAAGATGACGAGCTCATGAAGTTTGACATTGTTGTGGCTAATCCTCCCTTTAGTTTGGATAAGTGGGGAAAGGAAGATGCCAAGGATGATCCGTACAATCGTTACTCCAGGGGCATCCCTCCTAAGAGCCGCGCTGATTACGCCTTTATCCAGCACATGATTGAAACGGCGAAAGAGAAGAAAGGCAAGGTTGGGGTGATTGTCCCGCATGGAGTATTATTTCGAAGCGGGGCTGAAGGGCGTATTCGGGAAGCGTTGATTAAAGAGAACCTGTTGGAAGCCGTGGTTGGGCTTCCTGAGAACCTCTTCTTTGGTACCGGAATACCGGCAGCAATTCTGATATTCAACAAAGCCAAGAAAAAAGAAGATGTGCTCTTTATTGATGCCAGCAAAGGCTTTGAGAAAGGTACCCGACAGAATAAGCTACGGCAAGAAGACATTGATAAAATTGTAGAGACCTATGAGGCCGTTGAGGAGAAAGACAAATACTCGTATGTGGCTTCACCGGATGAGCTCAAGGAAAACGATTACAACCTGAACATACCCCGTTATGTGGATACGTTTGAACCAGAGGCTGAAGTGGATATTGAAGAGGTCCAAAATGAATTGGACACTCTTGAAGATGAGTTGACCAAGGTACAGAGTGAGTTGAAGAATAAGTTAGCAAACCTGAATCTGTGA
- a CDS encoding restriction endonuclease subunit S, translating to MKLKEIAEISTGYSFRTKIKHHPSGETKVIQMGDVDKYEGILVEKLQTLRDFDPRNDRYFLKAGDVIMISKGYNIDAFVIPENLGRAVTINSFLVMKPDLHRILPEYLAWFLNSKRAQYFFKEMAAGTNVPNLSIKALEALEVVLPSLDEQQRIANLDTLKRREIYLHKEIAAKKEQLIDELLQQQIDKLNSK from the coding sequence GTGAAACTTAAAGAAATAGCTGAAATATCGACTGGGTACTCGTTTCGCACCAAGATTAAGCACCACCCTTCTGGTGAAACCAAGGTTATACAAATGGGTGACGTAGATAAGTATGAGGGAATATTGGTAGAAAAATTACAAACTCTTCGTGACTTTGACCCCAGGAATGACCGGTATTTCTTGAAAGCTGGTGACGTAATTATGATCAGCAAGGGATATAATATCGATGCCTTTGTTATACCTGAAAACCTTGGAAGAGCTGTTACAATTAACAGTTTTTTGGTGATGAAGCCAGACTTACATCGTATTCTACCTGAATATTTAGCCTGGTTTCTGAACTCAAAACGAGCCCAATATTTCTTTAAAGAGATGGCCGCCGGGACTAATGTCCCAAACCTTTCCATCAAAGCCCTGGAGGCTCTTGAGGTTGTATTACCATCATTGGACGAGCAGCAAAGGATTGCAAATTTAGACACGCTTAAGAGAAGGGAAATTTATTTACACAAAGAGATTGCCGCAAAAAAAGAACAACTCATTGATGAGTTACTTCAACAGCAAATTGACAAACTGAATTCTAAATAA